From one Plasmodium knowlesi strain H genome assembly, chromosome: 11 genomic stretch:
- a CDS encoding elongation factor 1-alpha has translation MGKEKTHINLVVIGHVDSGKSTTTGHIIYKLGGIDRRTIEKFEKESAEMGKGSFKYAWVLDKLKAERERGITIDIALWKFETPRYFFTVIDAPGHKDFIKNMITGTSQADVALLVVPAEVGGFEGAFSKEGQTKEHALLAFTLGVKQIVVGVNKMDTVKYSEDRYEEIKKEVKDYLKKVGYQADKVDFIPISGFEGDNLIEKSDKTPWYKGRTLIEALDTMEPPKRPYDKPLRIPLQGVYKIGGIGTVPVGRVETGILKAGMVLNFAPSAVVSECKSVEMHKEVLEEARPGDNIGFNVKNVSVKEIKRGYVASDTKNEPAKGCSKFTAQVIILNHPGEIKNGYSPVLDCHTAHISCKFLNIDSKIDKRSGKVVEENPKSIKSGDSALVSLEPKKPMVVETFTEYPPLGRFAIRDMRQTIAVGIIKAVEKKEPGAVSAKNPAKK, from the coding sequence atgggaaaggaaaaaacacatatTAACTTAGTCGTTATCGGCCATGTCGATAGTGGAAAATCCACGACCACGGGTCACATTATTTACAAATTGGGAGGTATTGATAGGAGAACCATTGAGAAGTTCGAAAAGGAATCGGCCGAAATGGgtaaaggaagttttaagtACGCATGGGTGTTGGATAAACTTAAGGCTGAAAGAGAAAGAGGTATCACCATTGATATTGCCTTATGGAAGTTCGAAACCCCCAGGTACTTCTTCACCGTTATTGATGCCCCAGGCCACAAGGAtttcattaaaaatatgattACCGGTACATCACAGGCTGACGTGGCTCTGTTGGTTGTTCCAGCTGAGGTAGGTGGTTTCGAGGGTGCTTTCTCAAAGGAAGGTCAAACCAAAGAGCATGCTTTGTTAGCCTTCACCCTTGGTGTGAAACAAATCGTTGTTGGTGTTAACAAAATGGACACTGTTAAATATTCCGAAGATAGATATGAGGAAATTAAGAAAGAAGTCAAAGATTACTTGAAGAAAGTTGGATACCAAGCTGACAAGGTTGACTTTATTCCAATTTCCGGTTTTGAGGGTGATAACCTCATTGAGAAATCTGACAAGACCCCATGGTATAAGGGAAGAACTCTAATTGAAGCTCTTGATACCATGGAGCCACCCAAGAGACCATATGACAAGCCTTTAAGAATTCCACTCCAGGGTGTATACAAAATCGGTGGTATTGGTACTGTACCTGTCGGAAGAGTGGAAACAGGTATATTGAAGGCTGGTATGGTCCTCAATTTCGCACCCTCCGCTGTTGTTTCTGAGTGTAAATCTGTTGAAATGCACAAGGAAGTTTTGGAAGAAGCCAGACCTGGTGACAATATCGGATTTAACGTGAAGAACGTTTCCGTTAAGGAAATCAAGAGAGGATATGTTGCTTCCGATACGAAGAACGAACCAGCCAAGGGATGCTCCAAGTTTACCGCTCAAGTCATTATTTTGAACCACCCTGGAGAAATCAAGAACGGATACAGCCCTGTCCTCGATTGCCACACTGCTCACATTTCTTGTAAATTCTTGAACATTGACTCTAAGATTGACAAGCGTTCAGGTAAAGTTGTTGAAGAAAATCCCAAATCCATTAAGTCTGGTGATTCTGCTTTAGTAAGTCTCGAGCCAAAGAAACCTATGGTTGTTGAGACCTTCACTGAGTACCCACCCTTAGGAAGATTTGCTATTCGAGATATGAGACAAACCATTGCTGTCGGTATTATTAAAGcagtggaaaagaaagagcCTGGTGCCGTGTCTGCCAAAAACCCAGccaagaaataa